The following coding sequences are from one Triticum aestivum cultivar Chinese Spring chromosome 5A, IWGSC CS RefSeq v2.1, whole genome shotgun sequence window:
- the LOC123104032 gene encoding protein CURVATURE THYLAKOID 1D, chloroplastic yields MAPPASHAGAALVRLPPRRAPSSLPQQGFGRAGALRVAVRATKDSDGFRRLVSEKPEWPAPAPAKREGLDGFGREASNGEEDGQVQGELAPWSVLNQLGVELDSDSSYTALVYGSSAIVAIWISSIVVSALESVPVVPQVMEVVGLGFTVWFTSRYLIFKENRDELIMRISSIKKQVLGSRDD; encoded by the exons ATGGCTCCGCCCGCTTCGCACGCCGGCGCCgcgctggtgcgcctcccaccccgCCGCGCGCCGAGCTCCCTGCCGCAGCAAG GTTTTGGCCGCGCCGGAGCCTTGCGGGTGGCCGTGCGTGCCACCAAGGACTCGGACGGGTTCAGACGTCTGGTCTCTGAGAAGCCCGagtggccggcgccggcgccggcgaagcGGGAGGGGCTGGATGGTTTCGGCCGGGAGGCGAGCAATGGGGAGGAAGACGGGCAGGTGCAGGGCGAGCTGGCTCCGTGGAGCGTTCTCAACCAGCTGGGCGTCGAG TTGGATTCTGACAGTTCATATACTGCTCTAGTCTATGGGTCCTCCGCCATTGTTGCTATTTGGATATCATCAATAGTGGTTTCTGCACTTGAATCAGTCCCCGTG GTTCCTCAGGTGATGGAAGTGGTTGGCCTCGGCTTCACAGTTTGGTTCACCTCGCGATATCTGATATTTAAG GAAAACAGGGACGAGTTGATCATGAGAATCAGCTCCATCAAGAAGCAGGTACTTGGGTCTCGTGACGACTGA
- the LOC123104030 gene encoding glucose-6-phosphate isomerase 1, chloroplastic, with translation MASISGAAAPPSSSSACRLRLRRQLLMRPSHLRLRAPHSIADLSRSSGSPHAPAPPLASRAPGQGGGAAVEKDPIKLWDRYVEWLYQHKQLGLFVDVSRMGFTDDFLLQMEPLMQRAFVAMGELEKGAIANPDEGRMVGHYWLRDPGLAPNSFLRTKIEKTVDHILAFSQDVVSGKIKPPSSQAGRFTQILSIGIGGSSLGPQFVSEALAPDNPPLKIRFIDNTDPAGIDHQIAQLGEELKSTLVIVISKSGGTPETRNGLLEVQKAFRDAGLDFSKQGVAITQENSLLDNTARIEGWLDRFPMFDWVGGRTSELSAVGLLPAALQGIDVKEMLVGAALMDEETRNTVVKENPAALLALSWYWATDGIGSKDMVVLPYKDSLLLLSRYLQQLVMESLGKEFDLDGNRVNQGLTVYGNKGSTDQHAYIQQLREGVHNFFVTFIEVLRDRPPGHDWELEPGVTCGDYLFGMLQGTRSALYSNDRESISVTVEEVTPRAVGALVALYERAVGIYASLVNINAYHQPGVEAGKKAAGEVLALQKRVLTVLNEASCKDPAEPLTLEQIADRCHCPKDIEMIYKIIQHMAANDRALIAEGSCGSPRSVKVYLGECNVDDL, from the exons ATGGCGTCCATCTCCGGCGCGgcggcgccgccctcctcctcctccgcgtgcCGGCTGCGGCTGCGGAGGCAGCTCCTCATGCGCCCCTCCCACCTCCGCCTCCGCGCGCCCCATTCCATCGCGGACCTCTCCCGCTCCTCCGGCTCCCCCCACGCCCCGGCCCCGCCGCTCGCGTCCAGGGCGCCGGGccagggcggcggcgctgcggtcgAGAAGGACCCGATCAAGCTCTGGGACCGCTACGTCGAGTGGCTCTACCAGCACAAGCAGCTGGGCCTCTTCGTCGACGTCAGCCGGATGGGCTTCACCGACGACTTCCTCCTGCAGATGGAGCCGCTCATGCAGCGCGCCTTCGTCGCCATGGGGGAGCTCGAGAAGGGCGCCATCGCCAACCCCGACGAGGGCCGCATGGTGGGCCACTACTGGCTCCGCGACCCCGGcctcgcccccaactccttcctccgCACCAAGATCGAGAAGACCGTCGACCACATCCTCGCCTTCTCCCAGGACGTCGTCTCTGGCAAG ATTAAACCTCCGTCGTCTCAGGCTGGTCGTTTTACTCAAATACTCTCTATAGGAATTGGAGGATCATCTTTGGGGCCTCAATTTGTTTCTGAGGCACTTGCGCCTGATAACCCCCCATTGAAG ATACGATTTATTGACAACACCGACCCTGCTGGAATTGATCATCAAATTGCTCAGCTAGGGGAGGAACTTAAATCTACTCTTGTAATTGTAATCTCTAAG AGTGGTGGTACACCTGAAACCCGGAATGGTCTACTAGAAGTACAAAAAGCCTTCAGAGATGCTGGACTGGATTTTTCAAAACAG GGTGTTGCAATCACTCAAGAAAATTCTCTATTAGATAACACTGCCAGAATAGAGGGATGGTTAGATCGATTTCCTATGTTTGACTGGGTTGGTGGTAGAACATCAGAATTGTCAGCGGTGGGGTTACTTCCAGCTGCATTACAG GGTATCGATGTCAAGGAAATGCTAGTTGGTGCAGCACTAATGGATGAGGAAACCAGGAACACTGTG GTTAAGGAAAATCCAGCAGCATTACTTGCGTTATCTTGGTATTGGGCTACAGATGGAATAGGCAGTAAG GATATGGTTGTACTTCCTTACAAGGATAGTCTGCTACTTTTGAGTagatatttacaacaacttgtcatGGAATCTCTTGGGAAAGAATTTGACCTTGACGGCAATCGG GTTAATCAAGGGCTAACGGTATATGGTAACAAAGGAAGCACAGACCAACATGC TTACATTCAACAGCTAAGAGAAGGGGTGCACAACTTCTTCGTTACTTTTATCGAGGTTTTGCGTGACAGGCCTCCAGGTCATGATTGGGAGCTTGAACCTGGAGTCACATGTGGTGACTACTTGTTTGGGATGTTGCAG GGTACACGCTCTGCTCTTTATTCTAATGACCGAGAGTCCATCTCCGTTACTGTGGAAGAAGTAACTCCCAGAGCTGTTGGAGCACTGGTTGCACTCTATGAACGTGCAGTTGGAATTTATGCTTCTTTAGTAAACATCAACGCATATCATCAGCCTG GTGTCGAGGCAGGGAAAAAAGCAGCAGGAGAGGTATTGGCCCTTCAGAAAAGGGTGCTGACTGTTCTCAATGAGGCCAG CTGCAAAGACCCTGCTGAACCATTGACCCTGGAGCAAATCGCAGATCGTTGCCATTGCCCTAAAGAT ATTGAGATGATATACAAAATAATTCAGCACATGGCAGCCAACGATAGAGCACTTATAGCGGAAGGTAGCTGCGGTTCTCCTCGGAGCGTCAAGGTTTACCTTGGAGAATGCAATGTAGACGACCTATGA
- the LOC123104031 gene encoding uncharacterized protein isoform X1, producing MEQPSTSSPAAPPPPPRRPPTKVRLRRQRLEALLQELRQTLDGMGDADLGASLSDADAGSEAPEYGDGEGGGDDDDDGDSAASMASDSDRATDQVFDLLKSRFESPEFLQEFHEIQKSVCQNGAVELDKSWDVIKAGDVWEDDDDNGYVLVKPEDAAEGIAFFVATYLSTLTKTKELSPDRLQKALKKTFSAEKRKGKLRKAWDGTKVIYNVASWGATAVGIYNNQSILKAAGTAIQMSWRVVSKFL from the exons ATGGAGCAGCcctccacctcctcgccggcggcgccgcccccgcccccgcggcGGCCGCCGACGAAGGTCCGGCTGCGGCGCCAGAGGCTGGAGGCGCTCCTGCAGGAGCTCCGGCAGACGCTCGACGGGATGGGCGACGCCGATCTCGGCGCCTCGCTCTCCGACGCGGACGCCGGCTCCGAGGCGCCCGAGTACggggacggcgagggcggcggagacgacgacgacgacggtgactCGGCGGCTTCGATGGCCAGCGACTCCGACCGCGCCACGGACCAG GTGTTTGATCTCCTTAAATCTAGGTTTGAGTCACCAGAATTTCTTCAGGAGTTCCATGAAATTCAAAAGTCTGTATGTCAAAATGGTGCGG TTGAATTGGATAAATCATGGGATGTAATAAAGGCGGGAGATGTGTGGGAAGATGATGACGACAATGGATATGTTCTTGTTAAGCCAGAGGATGCAGCtgaagggatagctttctttgtagCCACATACTTATCAACACTTACAAAAACCAAG GAATTATCTCCTGATCGACTTCAGAAAG CCCTTAAGAAGACATTTTCAGCCGAGAAGAGAAAAGGCAAACTTCGGAAGGCATGGGATGGGACAAAAGTCATTTATAATGTAGCTTCATGGGGTGCTACAGCTGTTGG CATCTACAATAACCAATCAATTCTTAAGGCAGCAGGCACAGCCATTCAGATGTCCTGGCGTGTGGTGTCCAAGTTCCTGTGA
- the LOC123104031 gene encoding uncharacterized protein isoform X2, translated as MEQPSTSSPAAPPPPPRRPPTKVRLRRQRLEALLQELRQTLDGMGDADLGASLSDADAGSEAPEYGDGEGGGDDDDDGDSAASMASDSDRATDQVFDLLKSRFESPEFLQEFHEIQKSVCQNGAVELDKSWDVIKAGDVWEDDDDNGYVLVKPEDAAEGIAFFVATYLSTLTKTKELSPDRLQKALKKTFSAEKRKGKLRKAWDGTKVIYNVASWGATAVGAHFSW; from the exons ATGGAGCAGCcctccacctcctcgccggcggcgccgcccccgcccccgcggcGGCCGCCGACGAAGGTCCGGCTGCGGCGCCAGAGGCTGGAGGCGCTCCTGCAGGAGCTCCGGCAGACGCTCGACGGGATGGGCGACGCCGATCTCGGCGCCTCGCTCTCCGACGCGGACGCCGGCTCCGAGGCGCCCGAGTACggggacggcgagggcggcggagacgacgacgacgacggtgactCGGCGGCTTCGATGGCCAGCGACTCCGACCGCGCCACGGACCAG GTGTTTGATCTCCTTAAATCTAGGTTTGAGTCACCAGAATTTCTTCAGGAGTTCCATGAAATTCAAAAGTCTGTATGTCAAAATGGTGCGG TTGAATTGGATAAATCATGGGATGTAATAAAGGCGGGAGATGTGTGGGAAGATGATGACGACAATGGATATGTTCTTGTTAAGCCAGAGGATGCAGCtgaagggatagctttctttgtagCCACATACTTATCAACACTTACAAAAACCAAG GAATTATCTCCTGATCGACTTCAGAAAG CCCTTAAGAAGACATTTTCAGCCGAGAAGAGAAAAGGCAAACTTCGGAAGGCATGGGATGGGACAAAAGTCATTTATAATGTAGCTTCATGGGGTGCTACAGCTGTTGG TGCACATTTTTCATGGTAA